In Strigops habroptila isolate Jane chromosome 2, bStrHab1.2.pri, whole genome shotgun sequence, one genomic interval encodes:
- the NIPA2 gene encoding magnesium transporter NIPA2, protein MSQTRGKYDFCIGLVLAMSSSIFIGGSFILKKKGLLRLARKGSMRAGQGGHAYLKEWLWWAGLLSMGAGEVANFAAYAFAPATLVTPLGALSVLVSAILSSFFLNEKLNLHGKIGCLLSILGSTVMVIHAPQEEEVETLNEMSHKLGDPGFVVFATVVVIVSLILIFVVGPRHGQTNILVYITICSVIGALSVSCVKGLGITIKELFAGKPVLSHPLSWILLLSLIVCVSTQINYLNRALDIFNTSIVTPIYYVIFTTSVLTCSAILFKEWQHMAADDIIGTFSGFLTIIVGIFLLHAFKDVNFTLANLPVSLRKDDRAANGTLPSTYDCFNHDEESSACLGEMQSTESLSARRNGSLSAF, encoded by the exons ATGAGCCAAACTCGTGGGAAATATGACTTCTGTATTGGTCTGGTGTTGGCTATGAGTTCCAGCATTTTCATCGGAGGAAGCTTCATCCTGAAAAAGAAGGGCCTTCTCCGGTTAGCTAGGAAAGGCTCCATGAGAGCAG GTCAAGGTGGTCATGCATACCTTAAGGAGTGGCTGTGGTGGGCTGGACTTCTTTCAA tgggagctggCGAAGTAGCCAACTTTGCTGCCTATGCTTTTGCACCAGCTACGTTAGTGACTCCTTTAGGAGCTCTCAGTGTTCTTGTCAG tgCCATTCTGTCatccttctttttaaatgaaaagcttaATCTACATGGAAAAATAGGGTGTTTGCTAAGTATACTGGGATCAACTGTGATGGTAATTCATGCTCCACAAGAAGAGGAAGTAGAAACCTTGAATGAAATGTCCCACAAACTAGGTGATCCAG GTTTTGTGGTCTTCGCAACCGTTGTTGTCATTGTGTCTTTAATTCTAATATTTGTGGTGGGACCTCGCCATGGACAGACCAACATTCTCGTGTACATAACAATTTGCTCTGTAATTGGAGCATTATCAGTCTCCTGTGTAAAAGGTTTGGGCATCACTATAAAGGAACTCTTTGCAGGAAAACCAGTGCTGAGCCATCCCTTGTCTTGGATTCTGCTGCTAAGCCTTATCGTGTGTGTGAGCACGCAGATCAACTATTTAAACAGGGCTCTGGATATATTCAACACTTCGATAGTGACTCCAATATATTATGTAATCTTTACAACATCTGTTTTAACTTGTTCTGCCATCCTTTTCAAGGAATGGCAACACATGGCGGCCGATGACATTATTGGCACTTTCAGTGGCTTCCTGACTATTATTGTGGGGATCTTTTTATTGCATGCCTTCAAAGATGTGAATTTCACCCTGGCAAATCTGCCTGTCTCTTTGCGGAAAGATGACAGAGCAGCAAACGGGACTTTGCCGAGCACGTACGACTGCTTTAATCATGACGAAGAAAGTTCGGCCTGTCTAGGTGAAATGCAGTCCACTGAGAGCCTCTCAGCCAGGAGAAATGGAAGTCTGTCGGCCTTCTGA